CCTTCAATAAGTAGTCTTAAAACTGACTAAGGATAATTCCTTCTTAAGAACAGTTAAGCCTGCCATGCTGTAGTGCCTACAATTGACAGGAAGTGGCAAATACCTTTTTTTCAGATGTTGCTGCTGTTATCAATGTGTTTTTGAAGAATTGTATTCACTTCACAAAGATTTGGGTAGATCAGGCAACGAGTGTGTGTGAACTGGTACTCAGACATGTCTGGGACACCATAAGGCACCTTTGATTAAATAATCAAAGCTCCCTTGAGCACAGCTCAAGTGCAGCTGTGGACACCTGATGAAAGGAGCTGGGCCTGGTTTACCTCCCTAAAGTTGCCTACAAGAGTAGGTTAATTAGAACCTGTTCAAATTATTGATGCTTATACATAGATTGGTGGTGTTGCCGTAGGAGGCTAGTCCTGTTTGTATCACTTGGTCTGCAGATGTCAGCTTCTTTGGATAAAGAAGCACTCCATTCTAGCTCTCAATAGAAGCAGTATTAATGAGAGCTGCTTTATACCACCTCCAAGGTACTACTTGGCATTGGCCCATGGTCAGCTTATCGAGAACTGGGAGTATTTTGAACTCTCTCATTGTGCAACATGTGACCTTCTTCCAAGAGCCCATGTAGCCAAGGGTGGAGTCCAGTGGTTCAGAGGTAGAGCCATACACCCAGTCATGGTCTCACAAAACacccatggtggcagcagtattGCTGTGAACTTCCTGAAGTCAGGCTGTGATCCACTTCTGGGTCATGTTAGAGGCCTCTGGTATAGACCAAAGTTTCTATTTCATACATGTTGTATCTTCCTCTGTGACTTAGGATTCAGTTTTCAAACATgatccctacccccacccccaatttcttaACAGATCTGGGATATAGGAGGGCAGCCGCGATTCCGAAGTATGTGGGAGCGGTATTGCAGAGGAGTTAATGCTATTGTGTAAGTGTCGACATCTTGTGGCTGATTTAATGTGTATATTCAGTGCCTAGTTATTTAAATGTCTTGCAAATATTATGCTGTATTCTACTCCTAAGTGTTAGTTTGCATTGGAAATTGCCACTGTAGCATTCAAATGAATGAGAAATGTTTCCATTTATTTTGACAGTGAACATTAGTagcttttaatctgtgtttggcAATCTCAGACTTGTGAAGTACAAATCTGAGACTGTTGGGCATTACCAGGCCTTGAATCTTTTTTGTTAAGGtctgtgggtgggagggaggaaggagatgTATGCGTTTACAGTATTTATTCATGAGCTTAGAATTGGATGTCTAAAAATTGCTGCTGGTTTAACATGAAATACAAGGTTCGTGACTGCTTGGAAAGCTTGGGAGTTATTGAGGCTCTGtacacgatccgtgtgtagagccttaccaggctctgAGGCTTAGCCCACTCCTCCTACAGATGAGTAGGGAGCTGTGCTTGGGCACCTGGATTGGCCACACACaaaattaccggctctgtcatggagccggtggggatggggggacccccctggaagtcccagggagaccccaaggctgggaggcttgttgtagcctcccagtcgggggtctactcgtgtgtgcCCATGAATAGCGGCACacaatcaactaaatggggttagcggggtgcttgtttaaggggaggggtattttgtggGGTTTGCTTCCgagagccgcatggctcccatggcagcaccaggagcaactgggctaggctcccttagcccagttcctcctggttgtgagaatagcctcattgtgtatcATCCATAGTTTTGCTGAGGCCATAGCTGAGGGTCAAGAGACTTTGAGCAGGAAGAGGGGGAGTTCTGGAAACCACTAATGGAGCAGTGCCTCCGCTAGCAGTTTCCATTGTAGTTCCTGGGGTTCCTATTTCCCTCCTTCTGCTGCAGCCTATACTCTTGCTGGTGTTACCCTAACCATCAGCCATGGCTTTTAGGGAGTTCAGGATTGGTGCAGAGAACTGTTGAGTGAAAATTTGGATCTCAAAAGGATCAGGTTCTCCACCAGATGATGCTTGGCAAGGCTTTTATGTCGCCCTTCCTGTTCCCTCACTTGGCTAGGATTCTGTAGTTTCTGACAACTACGACTGCCTGAAACAACATTCCAGTTTTTTGCTCAATGATGGTGAAGTATGAACAAGACCATAAAGTCACTAGTTGTCTACTTGTCTAACTTGGGATTCTGAccagactgggggggggcagggtcacTACTGGGATTGGCTTGCATTGCTCATACCTGTTAAAACATACTGCTTATAATTGACTAGCCATTTCAGAACCTATAGTAGCTGGGTGGGATATCTTCTGTTCTCCTGTACCTAGGGTTACCTTGCTTGGATGGGATTCTactgccaaccccccccccccacacacactttatacCTATAAACCTGGTTACAGTCACTCACAGAAACTAATTGCTTTAACAGCTATATGGTAGATGCTGCAGATCGTGAAAAAATAGGAGGTTCTAGAAATGAGCTGCATAATCTACTAGACAAACCACAGCTACAAGGAATCCCCGTGAGTATTAATTATCCGGTCATGCATCCAATATAAAAACTATGGAAGTGTAAACCATGTCAACTATTAGGATGGAAGTTCAGAAAATAGGAAAAGCTGTTACTTTGCACAAGCTGGTATTTTCCAAACATTAATCATACTGACACTTCTTATTAACTTCTTTCCTGTTGTCATCCATTCCGTGCTCTTAAGCATGTCTAACTTCCAAATCTTTCTCTTGTGCTAACATCAACCCTTGCTTAGTTCTTCTTGTAATGCAATTTGAAACTAAATCTCTGCTTTCACAGCAGAAGCTTTCACAGCAGAAATGATATAAATGGAGCACACCAAAAGCTGGTAATAAGTGAACCAGTTTAAAACCCGTGTTTCTAAGTAGAACTAATAAAGCTTACTTTCCACTTCTTTCCGCTTTCAAGTTGGATTTATTTCTGAATGTAAATACATGAATTCTAACAGGGTGATCATTCTTATTGggtggccaccatcttgtttcaagatggatTACAATAAAAATATCTGGCAGAATCCCCGAACACCTCCATCCATGCACTGTATATTTTTTGTTTGTATTAGATTGTAAGCACACAAATTatttagggttgtgcatgaatcaACTTAGTGTGATTGGATTCAACCTCTAACTGAATTGCacagatttgaattgattcatcaaaCCAGCTGGCCTTTGCCAACCAGCTCGATGAATCTAATTGAAAATTCAtaatttgcccatagggaacaatgggaaactttaATCATCGTAGGTCCtacggacaccaaagtgggttgggtggtaggacatgatgggtgctatctaccaccaaacccacaaaagaaatgggcaagtgggtgatttttttacacttttaactttccccctcaaacccataagatcctatggggggttagaggtgtgtgtgtgtgtgtgtgtataattgcCAGCTTGCTTGttacttttgtgggttgggtggtaggtagcacccattatgctatactgcccaacccactttggtgtccctagcacCTACCCATGGGGACCAATGGGGTGATTCCCCATTGTTCGCTATGggaaaaacaagcagagtgcactaattctgcaaccctgccttgaaaaatattgcagaacagaagcacacacagttgctcccaacacagaacacattttgccaaacacacagtccaaagatggtaaaaaaaaaaaaaactggcctagaatccattgccagccacagtgcctttgCTACAGTAATGTCTTTGGCATAAGTtgcactctcacacacaattatgactccttacttcctagcattgcaacagctgccacagcagcacccttagcagcaagcatagccataagctcaactaaagcaacttcagccacattcaactgagtacaccttgcaatgcagattgcagagcagtgagtgaagctcaagttagtctcaaggccaataAATATTAGACACACAGAGAGCTGTCACTGTTCGTTGCTCACATCACTAtctctcaaacaaaacaaaccacaactcaaagagagctattcttgtggtagcaagcatgacttagctaagcagggtctgccctggttgcatgtgaaagggagactagaagtgtgagcactgtaagatattccccttagggggtggagccattctgggaagagcatctaggttccaaattcactctctggcatctccaagataaggctgagagagattcctgcctgcaaccttggagaagctgctgccagtctgtgtagacaatactgagaacgatggacctatggtctaattTGGCATatggtagctttctatgttcaaagcaggcactcaagttctacctttgtcagtctgagatgcagcaaaaccagatagttatagcaacagtagcatagcatattatactcagtgctgggaaaagaaaaccacaaaactaaatcttccttcctcctgtcctgatgtatcctcttcttcataagggtgctctctctctgcctcccagtcccttataCATtagaaattccctccaaaagtgttcccgcatcccttcttccttcctgcagccaatgggggcacagttgcccgtgccaacacttgatttgtataacaagccaaccgaGAAGCAAAGATATCtcgagccaatcagaagccagtaccagaaaaccaatcagcaagggggaatgTCCACCAAAATTTGCCCCAAATCTGGGATGATTTTACCTTAAATCAGTCCCTTCATTCAAGGGGCGATTCGATTCGTGGTTGAATTCACAAATCACACCTGATTTTgcacaaatcaattcacacatgaatcaaattgcacatctctaacaTTATTGCAGAGAGAGACGTAGTGACCTCATAAACCACCTTCCCTTGGAGACAGACTAAATATTATCTGAGAGGTTGTGTAAATAATTAAGTAAACATTTTTGTTTCCATTAAGACAATGGAAGGGCTTGTTTTGACCATTAGTACCTAACATTCAAAAAGAGGGGGCTAAAACTAAAGCCAATTAGTAATGCATTCTTGGAGTTACAGTGCCTGTTGGTCACCAAAAGAACTTTAGAATGGCACGTGAGTGAGCCCTCAAAGCCGCCTCCTGCCACACTTCATCTTTGTAAGGTCTTTGCTTGCAGATGCTGTGCTCCATATGATAGAGAGGACCATTGCTGTTATGGTAGTACTGTATGGCCTGACTATGGCCTAATTCATGGCTAGCAAGAAAGCTATACTAACTCACAGGTAAAATTagtgggaggtggtggtgagaaTGTAAGGCACTTGAATGGCACTATACCATACTTTACGCTTGTCAGTGGCACACTTGCCAAAGGCCAGTTACTAATGCTTTAAGTAATCCATTTTGATGAGATATTGGAGTCCAGCTCCTTCTCATGACTGCTTTGTCTCGCCCTTTATTTGCATTGGAAGAAATGGATCAGTGTCATGTGTTAAGTAGAATATAAGCTACCTTGATAGGAGAGAGCATGGTGCAAATAAAATCTTTCCTCTTTTTAGGTTCTAGTACTTGGAAACAAAAGAGACCTTCCTAATGCTTTGGATGAGAAGCAACTTATTGAAAAAATGTAAGTGGCTAAACAAATGTGCATTTAAGATACTTGTATTGGCTCTCTACTTGTAAAAACTGAATTTTTGTAGAAAAGACAGGCATATTGAGATACCTGTTTGATGTTTTGTGCCTCTTAGCATGGTATTAGATCTTTTCATTAGATTTACCTTAGAAATATTGTACCTTTGTTAATTTGAAAGTATTGCTATCCAAATCATAATTAAGTAGAGCATTAAAAGAGATTATCACCAACTTTTAAtatgctgctgcttttccaggaACCTGGTTACTATTCAAGACAGAGAAATTTGCTGCTACTCCATTTCCTGCAAAGAAAAGGACAATATaggtaattaaaacaaaaagtacTAGTTGATACTAGAAGAAGAAATTGGATGAATGGGGTTCGGTTTCCAAATATGCACATTTACCTAGATAATTTAAGTGTATCTGAAAGCTGTTTTTAGTAATGTAGTAGGCGATTAACTGTCCATGTTGTACTGTGATTTGTAAGTTAAGTACAAATTGCAGTACAACTTTTAAGTAAGAATTTTTCTCTTCCTGAATAATCTTGCTTATTCCCAAAGAAAGCATCCTAACATTTCATACAAGTGAAAAAGTGATAGTATTGCTAACCATGTTTTTGAGTTAAAATAGGTAGCTTATGTTTAGATTGATCTCTACAGGAGGCATTTCTCAAAATTGAATTAACTAGCAGCATTGGTTGTATGTTCCAGTATACCAGAATTCTTTAGCACATATCCTTTATAAGGACCATTAGTAATTGTCCACAAAAGTAGGAAATAGTAGGGCAGGGAGAACGATCCAATATTGAAACCCCTGCCCTGAACCCTATCCCAAGAAAAGTGTGGTCTTATGCTTCTGTAAGATGTGTGGGGTTTGGCAGGTTTCTGGAAGGCATTTCCAGAACTGTGAATTGGCCACCAAGAACACCTGGCTGCCTACTGCCATCTTGTGGACTTTGAGCACATATATGTGcacaatatattatatatattattcaatatatatattataaataaaatatattatttatttaatatctttATATAGTGAAATATATAAAGAGATGGCCCACTTCAGGCATGATAGAATCTGGGGTGAAACTCTTAGCTGACAGGGCCCTAGTCTAAACTCTTTGAACATGCATGTATGAATAAGCTTAATTTATCTTCTTGGACACTTCTCTGCTGACCAtaggtctttaaaaaaacaattgacGAATGTTGTTTCTTTCTTAGATATCACACTTCAGTGGCTTATTCAGCATTCAAAATCTAGAAGGAGCTGAAATCTCGCCAATGATCTCCCGGTTGGCCATAATCTCAATTGTCTACTCCCTCCATGATGAAATCTTATCCAAGATAGTCATCTTGTATCCAAGATAGTCATCTTGTATCCAAGGaattgcctttccccccacagtCATGCCTCATGTGCACTGCTGAAGATCTGTATTTCTACTTCTGTCATAAAGAATTGGCTAGAGTTGTCTTGAGTCGTGCAAATGTTTTTATTAAGTTCATCTAAACAGTGGCAGTGGGTGCTTTTTTTCTTCCCCCAGAAAGCTGCTATTAAATCAAAGTGTGTTTCTGCTCTGGTCTTCCTGGGACAGgttttttatattttgtttttcagcaaacttatttaattattttacttAGTGGCTCATTGAAGATGCTGACACGGGGCAGCATGAGGATTCTAGCACCACTTCTTGTGTTTATAAAGCTTTTCAGACACTGTTTCAATGGGATACTAGCTTTTCTCTTGGATGCATGTGATTTGTATTGTAAAATGGTTTGCAATGGAGAGTGCCAGGCACTAGATATTAAACCACTAATTACCTTAAGCTCTCAAGTTTTATTATTCATCCCAGTGAATTAGCAATGTTAAATTATCAAACTTTTTTTGTATCTGTTCAGGTCATTGTAATAACTTTATATGAGCTAAAATCCTTATGGGAAATGGGAAATAGGATACTTCAAATTAAAGTGTCAGAACACATAAGCAGGTGAAACAAACTTAACTTTGGACTTGAGTAACAATTGCACCTTGTTCCTTGAAATGCTTTGCGGAATATGTACAACTGCATGACACTCTGTCGCACTGACTCCCAGCACAAAATAATTCTGTATCACTGTCTGACTTGTCCTTTCTGATCATGAAATATCTGTGCACAGTTGCACTTGGTGCTAGGAAACACCTAGGCTATTGTGACAACTCTAGGTTTGCCTGCTTTCTCAGTGTGCAATCATGTGTAAAGCTCACAGGCTGTGAAATGTTAAATGGTGCCCTGAAGCACACAGAGAATCATTGAACTGATCCTGTTTCTGTTAGCTTCTACAGTAGGgtctcaaccctgggtccccacatgctgttggactacaactcccatcatccccagccacaaaggccatggctggggatgatgggagtcacaatccaacaacatgtggggacccaagtttaataGACCCTGCTGTTCCACAGCATAGAGGTGTATTAACTGAAAACTACAACACTTCTTTTGTAGCTTTACGTTTTTGGTGATGTCAATATTTAAAGGGACAGACTTGTTAAGGCTGGTTTTGTTCATACAGTAATGTTAATGTAGCCCACTGTATGCCTATAAATATATGGTACACCTGCTTGTGTTGCTCCCCACTGTGTGTTGGTTTTCTTTTAAGCAGGACCTGCAATGTACTTTAGATGCTATGCTTGTGGCCCTTGTTTTTGAAAATGAAAGTATGCTCATACTTTCTGTGCCTGCTCCATTACAAAGGAGGCTCTTGGAGAAGAAGAGCATCATACTGGACCAAGCACTACTTAACAGCTACAGTATGATTTTCCTTTGCTGCCTTCCATGTATGACAGCATCTCTACAATCCTGTACAAGCATTTGTATTGCTCTTAAGGGCATCCTGTATTGTCTTTCAGAGCAGAGCTGTCCAACTTCGGTGCTCCAGCTGTGTTTGAacacaactcccattgtccccagccacagttggcaATAgtcagggtgctgggagttgtagttcaacagctgcaaGGCCAAAGTTAGAGTAACATATGGAATGTGTTTTGTACAAGCCTGCTACCATTTCATCAGATGGTGAGGGGGATAAGGAAACAGGATCATGCAGTGACCACAAACCTAGCCTAGTTGGTTGTGTGATCGCACTTGGCCagttttgatttttatactgccctgccATGGCCTTACTGTTCCCACACAAACTACTGTATTGTTGCACAGACACAAGTCTTGCTTCCATTTGCAAGTTGAGTTTGCATATTTAATTTCATGCTTCAATAAATCCTGTATTCTTGTTGGTGCTGTGAGAAGAGCCAATACCTTGCTACTGCAGTTATCAGTTCATCATGGACTGCTACACTTAACTAGAGCAATTCTGCTTTGCCTAAAATGAAGAAGCTGAACTAGAATGTGTCAACCTTTTTGTGTGGGAACCAATTATTGTCTAGGTAACTACCCTATTGTTGAACTTAATGTATCTGGTTACTTTGTGTATACTTCACTGCTTTCAGCCTTTTGACATCCAGAAACCACTACCAACCTTTTAACCTGTGCATTAATCTCCGCATGTGAAAAACATTTACCAAACTTTGTAAAtaagtgattttttttatttaggtGGATTGCATTTTGTTTTACTGCTCTTTAGCTTTATCCAATAAACTTAAATTTTCAGGGTCATGGTGACATGTATGTAACTTGATTCATCAAAGTCTCTTGTGTGACTGCTTGAAATATGGTGAAAGTAACTCACACGCAGATCCCCAGAACTTAACTCAAGTTTGAGTATCAACTTAATGAACATTGGCTGTCACAGACTTTGTAGTAGTTGGGACTTTGATTTTTTTGTACCAACTGAAAAGGCTGTAGTGGAGTGTTCAGTGAGGATCAAGGGGCATGAAAGGACGTCCTAAACTTGTGCAAAGATTCGGCTTTGAAAGGTCAAAGCTGAATCCAGGTACACATCTCCACTGGCCCTGTGTGGGGGTGGCTGTTCCCACTGAACATCTCAGCACAGAGTGGTCCTGTGAACAGTGCTGGAGAGGGAAAATGGAGTCTTGGTGATACCTTGGAAAGTGCTTGGGGAAATATAATTCTTCCCaatgctttccccatagaactcCCTGGGAGAAGCACTAGGAATGACTAAATTTCCCGGCACGCATGTTCTAAAACATCACTGGGGTTTTCtgtggtaggggtgtgcgagccggctcgAACCTGCTCAGCTCAAAGGCTCAACCTTGAGCAGAGCCAGGGCAGTAAAATTTATTAGGAAAAATGCTTTACCACTACTGGTGGCTCCCCTTCTACCCTGGTGACTCCCTGGGTTAGTTTGGCCCTCTATCTACACACAGCCATTTTTGAGCTCCTGtgtatgcacactggccatttgcatcagttaactttagatcccgctcaggctgaattcagaaggccccactctgaatccatgtgtgcacacagtgccttgatactgctgcccagaacaaaactcgttccacacaggtgaaaaaaattagagggaccactggctgtAAGCAGTGGGGGTGGCTGCCTTTGCGCTGGGCCAGGAGTGATGTGAAACTGGTTATTTACACAGGCCTAGCAACTTCTAAACTTGTTGAAGTACCCATTCAGGTCACTTAACCATTCTACTGGTTGCCTGCGTTCTATGCCTTAGCAGTAAAGccatttcattaaaaagaaatggCTTATCCTTTTAAAATGCCTTCAAACCTCCAACTACCTTGGGTGGCAAACAGCCCTACTTGAAGGAGCAGGAATTCCATGGCAGTTTCCTTAACTTAAGCTTGTGCATGTATTTTTCCAATCAAGCTCACCAGAAAAATTCTTTGCATTTTGTACTGGGGTATAAACTACACAAACGCCTGGAAGAGGAGCAATGGCTGTTGAAGAAAGAACTAAAAAGGATTCTGACACTAATTGCAGGTACTGCTGTCTCAAATGTGGCTCACAGAATGTCTGCTAAAGAACCTCAACCTCTGACAGCAAGTAGAGCTTCCCTGCTTGCCTCAGCTTAGCAGAAACTGCCAGGTAGCTTGGAGGCTTTGACATAATGGCAGAGTTGGAGTAGGAGGCAGCAGTTGGCACACATCAAAGGTCCTGCTTGGTCTTGGGCATGTATATTACCTTAAAAAGAAAGCATAGAGCTCCCTCCCAAAACTTCCACAACAAATCTGTCTTTAATTTCATTTCTGTGTACTATtgcttaaaagtaaagtgtgccctcgagtcggcgTCTACTCCTAGTGACCcaagagccccatggttgtctttggttgaatacaggaggggtttaccattgccttctgtgcagtatgagattatttatttatttaacatatttttatactgatcaaaacttgcgtctctgggtggtttacaacaagattaaaaaagtaaaacattaattaaaaacaaaaacaaaatttaaaagcaagaaatttaaaacaattttaaatcttaaaaccatattctaaaaacaacattgaaACCAAAAcattatcagttaaaagcctgggtgaacagatgtgtctttaaagactttaaaagttgtcagagatggggaggctcttatttcactagggagtgcattccaaagccttggggcagcaatggagaaggcccgttcctgggtagccaccagacgagccggtggcaaatgcagatggacctctcctgatgatctcaatgggaggtggggttcataacgaagaagacgttctcttaaatacccagggcccaagctctttAAGGCCTAATAGGTTATAacctaacaccttgtattttgcccggaaacatatcggcagccagtgtaacgccttcaatacgggagtaatatggtctctccaagatgacccagagaccagcctggctgctgcattctggaccaactgtcatttccagactatgtacaaggacaaccccacatagagcgcattgcagtaatccagtctggaggttaccagcagatgtaccactgttttgaggtcgtctgtctcaagaaatggttgcagctggcgtatcagctgaagctgatagaaggcacttctggccactgcctcaacctgggacaccaaggagagacttgggtccaaaagcacccccagactgtgtacctgttccttctggggaagtatgaccccatccagaacaggcagatcaaaacagtctcttgagtttcaaccccacacaatgagtacctctgtcttatctggtagtctgtttgttatctctcatccagcccattaccacctccaggcaggcgtttagggaggttatgccctctcctgatgatgctgacatggagaaatagatttgggtgtcatcagcatactgatagcaccctgcaccaaatctgatgatctctccctgtggtttcatgtagatgttaaacaacattggagacaatacggagctctaagggacaccatacaaaagttcagatttttaagaacaacagtctccaatggacaccatcggaacctgcccgagaggtaggagtggaaccaatgcaaagagtgcccccacccccaaccccctcagacgctctagaaggatactatggtcgatagtatcgaaagctgctgagaggtccaaaaagaccaacagagtgtcacttcctctgtccattcccagttggagatcatccatcaggccgaccaagacagtctccaccccgtagccagcccggaagccagtttgaaatgggtctagataatcctttcagcatcttcctagatcgctgctgcccgatagaagtGTTTCTCAGTAATAACAGGATTAACATGGTGTTTTGAGACTATTGCCTTG
Above is a window of Hemicordylus capensis ecotype Gifberg chromosome 2, rHemCap1.1.pri, whole genome shotgun sequence DNA encoding:
- the ARL8B gene encoding ADP-ribosylation factor-like protein 8B isoform X2, which codes for MLALLSRLLDWFRSLFWKEEMELTLVGLQYSGKTTFVNVIASGQFSEDMIPTVGFNMRKVTKGNVTIKIWDIGGQPRFRSMWERYCRGVNAIVYMVDAADREKIGGSRNELHNLLDKPQLQGIPISHFSGLFSIQNLEGAEISPMISRLAIISIVYSLHDEILSKIVILYPR
- the ARL8B gene encoding ADP-ribosylation factor-like protein 8B isoform X1, producing MLALLSRLLDWFRSLFWKEEMELTLVGLQYSGKTTFVNVIASGQFSEDMIPTVGFNMRKVTKGNVTIKIWDIGGQPRFRSMWERYCRGVNAIVYMVDAADREKIGGSRNELHNLLDKPQLQGIPVLVLGNKRDLPNALDEKQLIEKMNLVTIQDREICCYSISCKEKDNIDITLQWLIQHSKSRRS